The following DNA comes from Magnetofaba australis IT-1.
CAGGTTGCCAATAAAGTAACCCGCCACCATGCCCACAATCGCCCAGGGCGCCATTGGCCGAATGTGCGCCCAGTCGATCAATCCCGCCTGTTTATAGCGCAAGGCCGCCGCGCCATACATGAAGATGTTGGTCAGATAGGCGACCGGACGCACCAGCACCAACCCATAGCCAAAGAAGGTCATCAGGCCGGTCACCTTGATGATGCCGCCGCCCATGGTCATCATGCCGCCGCTGATTCCAGAGATTAAGCCCAAAAACATCAGACCAAAGAATGAGCCGATAGAGTAGCCGAAAAGCTGATTTTTCTGGCTGTGCGGATCATCATCTGGAAACAGCCAGGAGAAATCAAAAGGCGTACTGGGAAGGTGCAGGTTAAGTGTATCGTGCAAATGATCACGCGCCCTCTTCCACCAGGCGTCTGCGGTATTCTTGGGGGGGGATGCGTTGGCGAATGCGGGGGGCGGGGGTTGGGTGGCGACGGGGAGAGCGACAGTTTGCATCGTCGGTCCACCTGGCGGCCCTGCGCCGCCTTGCCCCATTTTCGCCGCCGCGCCGCCGCCAGTGGGAGGGGGCAAATTGATTACATCACGAAAGTGCGCGCGTATCAGGTAACCTGGGATCATGAAGCCAGAAATCTCTCCCTTGTTATCAGCCAGCATCACATTGACGCCAAGGAGATTACCAAATCGATCCACCATGGGCCCGCCGCTCTGCGCCCAATGGTAGATGGCGTTGGTCGGGGTCATGCCACGCACGTCTGCGCCGCCAAGATTGACGATCTGACTGGGCCCGGTAATCACGCCAGGCTGTGCGATAACGTTACCCTGATGATTATCGCCCCACGCTACCACGTTGAGGCCGGGCTCCATCAGCTGACTGTCGGTTGGCGTCAAATAGGCGAATGTTTCACGCGACTGGATCTTTACCAGAGCCAAATTGTGTTCAGGAATCGCCTTGAGTAGACGCGCCGGGTAGTCTCTGGCGCCACCGGGTGTCGCCACCCGCACTTGCAACGCCTTTTTGCCATCTATCAGATGACTGGCGGTCGCAACATAGCCGTTAGAACCGACAAGCGCGCCAGAGCCCAACACCGTCAAAGGACCGTTGCGATCGGTCGCCCCGCTGATGCTAACCAGTGAGGCGCGCACCAGCGGCGCGGAAGTCCCACCCAAGGCTGCTTGTTGCGTTTGTGCATTAGGCGGACGATTTATCGCCGCGCCTGGCCCTGGCGCAACCGGTTGATTGATTGGCGGGCCGCCATTTCCGCCTAGTTTATGGATGGGCGGCAAATAGTCCACCCCGCGCAGCTCCTTCCGATGGTCCTGCATCAGATGGATGCCCCAGGCAAAGGTCGCCATGCACGCCAAGCTCAAAATCAGCGCGGGGATGCGCCAACTCTGACGGCAGAATGGAAAGGTATGTTTTCGCGGCGTTTTTTGCGTCATTTTGCGCTACACAGGCTCTATCCTGTTCGGACTGACCATAAACGATCAGACCGGATCCGGATGGGCTCCTTTGGTATCGGATGACGGCTCGCCATCCGGGCTATCGGGATCCTGCCCCAAAGTCAACAGCGATTCCATATCCTCTTTGATCTCATCAAACTCTGGCACGGAGCCAGGCGTGCAGCGGAAGTGGGCATTGACATTGCCAACATGCTCAATGTGATCCGCAAGCACCTCTTCGACTCGTTCAGCGATCATTTTGGCTTCCGAGATGCTGATCTCCGGCTCGACGCCGATAGTCAGGGAGATCCAAATCTCCTGGCCGACCATGCGGGTGCGAATGGACTCGACGATTTGCACCCCCTTGATGGAGTTGGCGCGCTCGTGGATCTTGCGCGATACCTCTTTAGGACCGGCGGTATCCATCAACCCTTTGAAGGCTTCCCAGAACACTTCACCGCCCAGGTAGAGCAGATGAACTGTCTCACCTAAGGCCACGACATTATCCAGCCAAGGCATGCCCAGATAGTGCGAGCCAATGATTCCTAAGGCCACGGCGCTGGAGGAGAAGGCGTCAGCATGGTGGTGCTTGGAGAGCGTGCGCACCATGGGGCTGTTGATCTCGGTGGCTACGCATTTGGAGTAGCCATAAAAGAACAGGTTGACAACCAAACTGAGAATGGCTGTCCAGAGCGCGATCATATGGGGGGCGGAGTGAGAGCCTTCCAACAATACGCTGGTGACGTTGTAGAGCAGCCAGCCGGTGGAGATCAGCAACACAATACTGATAACGAGCGAGAAGAGAAACTCTACTTTCCCGTGGCCAAAGGGGTGCTTTTCATCCAGAGGTTGACTGGAAATTTTAAGCCCGACGATGATCAATATCGACGTGACAACATCTTTGGCGGAGTAGAGGGCATCGGCGACAAGCGCATGCGATCCGGAGATGATGCCGACAAAGATCTTCATTGCTGACAGGACAAGATTGACCATCAGGCCAATCCAACCAATCATCTCATAGCAGACAACGCATCGGGCGTATCTCATGGGCGTCCTAACAACACAGGCGCTAAATTCACGATTTAGCCCTGAGCCATGCTCTCCTAACGGGACTTCTAATAGGGGAATTCGTTATCCGAGCGCTTCTTTCCCTGACTGGCGGTGCGTACGATATAGCTGAACGTCGCCATTCCAAAGCCTAGAATAAACGTTCCGGCCATGGCCAGGATCAACGGCATCTCTACTGGCTCGCCAAACACAAAACGCACTTCAACGTCGTGCATATTTTGTGATGAAAAGATCAACAGAAACAGGACCAGAACCAGGGAAACAAGCAACCGGAGCATCAAGCCCTCCTGAATCGTCCATTACACATCCAGACGTTCAGAGATATCTGACGATTCTCGAAATGCCAGGAATGGGGGAATAGCGACCAAGTATCACCGACCCCAAACCGTACACAGAAAGCACGAAGCAGAGCACGCTGGAAAATTGAAAAATCAGTTTTCCGATTCCCGGCACGATCAGCGCATAGACTGCTAACACTTCCCAGATCCAGATGATGATCCCCTGACGCGCATGAAACTGCACGAAAGGCTCATTTCGACCCGTCAAAAATGGCACCAGCACCAGAATGCCCAGGTAGCTCAGCGCGGCGTGAAGTTGCAGTTTCAGCGTAGGCGACGCATGGGCGGCCAAGGGGTCAGAGGCCTGCTCAATTTCTGGAGAGTGCATAGTAGATCCGCCATTAACCGCCGATGATGTCGCCAACCTGGTTCCAATACTCTGTGGGCAGCTCAGAAGCAAGCTTCAGCGCGCCCGCCGAGCCGGCAAAATCGGGGTCCGCCACGCGGGAGACATTCACTTTGCCATACTCTTTGAGACCTTCGGCCAGGGCGGTGTCCAGCCCGATCATATTGCAACCGCCGCCGGCTAGAATCACGTTCTTGAGCGCCTCGGTCTGATCTTCCGGATCGTAGCCGCTGATCAACGACTCCATGCTCTCCAGGATATCGGGAATAATGGTTTCACAGGCAAAGCGTAACTCACGGGTCACGTCATGCAGCATCGGTTTGCCGCCGGAGCGCAGATTGACCACCACCTCC
Coding sequences within:
- the mamO gene encoding magnetosome protein MamO, whose protein sequence is MTQKTPRKHTFPFCRQSWRIPALILSLACMATFAWGIHLMQDHRKELRGVDYLPPIHKLGGNGGPPINQPVAPGPGAAINRPPNAQTQQAALGGTSAPLVRASLVSISGATDRNGPLTVLGSGALVGSNGYVATASHLIDGKKALQVRVATPGGARDYPARLLKAIPEHNLALVKIQSRETFAYLTPTDSQLMEPGLNVVAWGDNHQGNVIAQPGVITGPSQIVNLGGADVRGMTPTNAIYHWAQSGGPMVDRFGNLLGVNVMLADNKGEISGFMIPGYLIRAHFRDVINLPPPTGGGAAAKMGQGGAGPPGGPTMQTVALPVATQPPPPAFANASPPKNTADAWWKRARDHLHDTLNLHLPSTPFDFSWLFPDDDPHSQKNQLFGYSIGSFFGLMFLGLISGISGGMMTMGGGIIKVTGLMTFFGYGLVLVRPVAYLTNIFMYGAAALRYKQAGLIDWAHIRPMAPWAIVGMVAGYFIGNLLDASVIRILLGLFAAVLAIKMFSELWEQYRQKHPGPHWLDGEIIDEEAIRRIPHLLREGLLGLPMGLISGLLGITGGVVEVPLQRYVNRVPMKIAIANSAVLVFFASSVGSFVAMIHGVQSGAFEASAPIIMALILLPGAYVGGMIGAWLTTVAPMNALRWIYAILMVVIAARMLMTGF
- the mamM gene encoding magnetosome biogenesis CDF transporter MamM → MRYARCVVCYEMIGWIGLMVNLVLSAMKIFVGIISGSHALVADALYSAKDVVTSILIIVGLKISSQPLDEKHPFGHGKVEFLFSLVISIVLLISTGWLLYNVTSVLLEGSHSAPHMIALWTAILSLVVNLFFYGYSKCVATEINSPMVRTLSKHHHADAFSSSAVALGIIGSHYLGMPWLDNVVALGETVHLLYLGGEVFWEAFKGLMDTAGPKEVSRKIHERANSIKGVQIVESIRTRMVGQEIWISLTIGVEPEISISEAKMIAERVEEVLADHIEHVGNVNAHFRCTPGSVPEFDEIKEDMESLLTLGQDPDSPDGEPSSDTKGAHPDPV
- a CDS encoding lipopolysaccharide assembly protein LapA domain-containing protein; this translates as MLRLLVSLVLVLFLLIFSSQNMHDVEVRFVFGEPVEMPLILAMAGTFILGFGMATFSYIVRTASQGKKRSDNEFPY